Sequence from the Aquimarina sp. Aq107 genome:
TGATTTCTAATAAAGCCAAAGCTCATATTGCATTATTAAGTGTAAATATGATCTATGGAGCAAATTATCTTATTGCAAAAGGTTTAATGCCTGATAAAATAGGTGCATCTGCCTTAGTATTTCTAAGAATTAGTGGAGCTACATTGTTATTCTTTATTTTAAAGTTTTTTGTAAAAGAACAGGCTCAGAAAAAAGATATTCCAAGATTAGCACTTTGCGGGCTTTTGGGGGTAGCAACAAATCAATTCTTCTCTATGAATGGATTAAGTTTGACATCTCCTGTAGATGCCGCTATCATCGTTACTGCCATGCCTATTTTTACAGTGATTATTAGTTATTTTTTGTTAAAAGAGCCTCTTACTTTATCTCGTGTTTTAGGTATATGTATTGGAGGTGGTGGTGCAGTATTATTAATATATTTAGGCAACTCAGGTTTAGGAACTGGATCTTTAAAAGGAAATATTTTTATAGGTTTAAACGCATTATCATTTGCTTTTTACTTAGTTCTAGTGAAACCATTAATGCAAAAATATAAACCAATTACTGTTATTATCTGGACTTTTTTCTTTGGATTTATCTTTATGTTTCCATTTTGTATTGGTCAATTATTAGAAACAGATTTTAATTCTTATAAAACGACCAATTGGATATCATTATGTTATGTAATCATAGGCCCAACGTTCTTAGCTTATTTATTAAATATGTTTGCTTTACAATTTGTAAAACCTACAGTTTCTAGCAGTTATATTTATGTACAGCCCGCAGTAGCCATGTTGTTGGTTGCAGGAATTGCCTATTTCATTATTGACAGTCAATATAAAGGA
This genomic interval carries:
- a CDS encoding DMT family transporter, which translates into the protein MISNKAKAHIALLSVNMIYGANYLIAKGLMPDKIGASALVFLRISGATLLFFILKFFVKEQAQKKDIPRLALCGLLGVATNQFFSMNGLSLTSPVDAAIIVTAMPIFTVIISYFLLKEPLTLSRVLGICIGGGGAVLLIYLGNSGLGTGSLKGNIFIGLNALSFAFYLVLVKPLMQKYKPITVIIWTFFFGFIFMFPFCIGQLLETDFNSYKTTNWISLCYVIIGPTFLAYLLNMFALQFVKPTVSSSYIYVQPAVAMLLVAGIAYFIIDSQYKGDITIAKLLCCSLIFIGVYLISSNSSLKWLRKK